A stretch of the Marivirga tractuosa DSM 4126 genome encodes the following:
- a CDS encoding DUF6567 family protein: MKNRSILFSSVALLFILSSCGVSHSFMLNQNQNTTQVHLGSNNFSVVEKVSGTSEVSYVLAFGGLNKRRLYQDAYSAMVKDANLTGSKALINIVTEEHIGGFPPFFTKRTLTVSANVVEFTD; encoded by the coding sequence ATGAAAAATCGATCAATTCTATTTAGCTCAGTAGCTTTGTTGTTCATCCTTAGCTCGTGCGGTGTCAGTCATTCCTTTATGCTGAACCAGAACCAAAACACTACCCAGGTACATCTTGGCAGTAATAATTTCAGTGTGGTAGAAAAAGTAAGCGGTACCTCTGAAGTATCATATGTTCTGGCCTTTGGAGGGCTTAACAAAAGGCGACTGTACCAAGATGCTTACAGTGCGATGGTAAAGGATGCTAATTTGACTGGCTCGAAGGCCTTAATAAATATTGTGACCGAAGAACATATTGGTGGGTTTCCTCCATTTTTCACGAAACGAACACTCACTGTAAGTGCCAACGTGGTTGAATTTACAGATTGA
- a CDS encoding serine hydrolase domain-containing protein, whose translation MNNPHLKVLIGLILGLTTVAVFLCGCSKDLFYIPGSIEEEMQKAVEGKFDGMIVYVNQSGKSSFYSAGFNNREKQIPADPHDLFKIGSISKLYIAAACTKLIASGALDLEQKLIDLIPEVVTHIEYAEQITLRMMISHRSGIPEYIYEPEFKEGTTESYLTTAKLIYDKAADFKPNKKYAYSNTNYLLLGEILDRTLGYSHHQFIQNEILIPLDLDDTYSLYSEVDSNQVMSGYLKGWEPDLKSWDHTRPGGSMIATAEDVGTFLRALIDGSLFSDEEQAIYSSVYEYEHTGWLPGYTSIARYHSDIDTIVIQFVNTSDKEWFWLELECVYSRILKSIEKGL comes from the coding sequence ATGAATAATCCACACCTAAAAGTATTGATTGGTCTCATTTTAGGGCTCACTACTGTCGCTGTTTTTCTATGCGGATGTTCAAAGGATCTTTTTTACATACCAGGATCAATAGAGGAGGAAATGCAAAAAGCCGTTGAAGGCAAGTTTGATGGCATGATTGTTTATGTAAATCAATCAGGGAAGTCGTCATTTTACAGTGCGGGATTCAATAATAGAGAAAAACAAATACCAGCGGATCCGCATGATTTATTCAAAATCGGGAGTATCAGTAAGCTTTACATTGCTGCAGCATGCACAAAGTTAATAGCTTCCGGAGCATTAGATCTCGAGCAAAAATTGATTGATCTTATCCCAGAAGTGGTCACACATATTGAATATGCTGAGCAAATAACCCTACGAATGATGATTTCGCACCGTAGTGGAATTCCAGAATACATTTATGAGCCAGAATTCAAAGAAGGCACGACTGAAAGCTATTTGACCACAGCCAAATTGATCTATGATAAAGCTGCGGATTTTAAACCCAATAAAAAATATGCCTACTCCAATACAAATTATCTTTTGCTGGGAGAAATTCTTGACAGAACCCTTGGGTATTCTCATCATCAATTTATTCAGAATGAGATTCTTATTCCACTCGATCTAGATGATACATATAGCCTCTATAGTGAGGTTGATTCCAATCAGGTCATGAGTGGATACTTAAAAGGCTGGGAACCCGACCTAAAGTCTTGGGATCATACCAGGCCTGGAGGCTCCATGATTGCAACAGCCGAAGACGTGGGTACATTCCTTAGAGCCTTAATTGATGGAAGTTTATTTAGCGATGAGGAACAAGCTATTTATTCGTCTGTGTATGAATATGAACATACTGGTTGGCTTCCAGGATACACCAGTATTGCTCGTTACCACAGCGATATTGATACGATAGTTATTCAATTCGTGAATACAAGTGATAAGGAGTGGTTCTGGCTTGAACTTGAATGTGTATACAGCAGAATTTTGAAATCCATCGAAAAAGGACTTTAA
- a CDS encoding DUF4249 family protein has product MRANRNKILSVLFAVLLNWSCQNIIDLDLEQSDTRLVIEGEILDKNTIKRIRVSQSLNYYDTGRMSPVTDADISLLDENDNLISSFFYNSQDSIYQTPDSLTLDVGSAYKIQIEANEELLEATGKILENPTVDSIYYLSDQELMELGQPVFEEGYFLFVNGKLNNEGVEYFKLDISVNDTLQNSRDDISNSILSSELFGKEFQGLPIPGSFEEEDEIFLEFYAIEEDVYQYYLEFTNLLFNDGGVFSAPPVNPSTNINNLTNPENKPLGFIQFSSVQTRSIMIKKVE; this is encoded by the coding sequence ATGAGAGCAAATAGAAATAAAATATTGAGTGTACTTTTTGCAGTTCTACTTAATTGGAGCTGCCAAAACATTATTGATTTGGACTTAGAGCAATCTGACACCAGGTTAGTAATTGAAGGCGAAATCCTTGATAAAAACACGATTAAGCGAATCAGAGTATCGCAAAGTTTAAATTATTATGATACTGGTAGAATGAGCCCAGTTACAGATGCTGATATCAGTTTGCTAGATGAAAATGATAATCTGATTAGTAGCTTTTTTTATAATAGCCAGGATAGCATCTATCAAACACCCGATTCCTTGACTTTGGATGTTGGATCAGCGTATAAAATTCAAATAGAAGCGAATGAAGAATTACTGGAAGCAACAGGAAAAATCTTAGAAAACCCCACTGTAGACTCAATTTATTATTTGTCTGATCAAGAGCTGATGGAATTGGGACAGCCAGTATTCGAAGAGGGTTATTTTCTGTTTGTAAATGGTAAACTGAATAATGAGGGTGTGGAGTATTTTAAATTAGATATTTCGGTAAATGATACACTTCAAAACTCAAGAGACGATATTTCGAATTCAATTTTGTCTTCTGAGTTATTTGGAAAGGAATTTCAAGGACTGCCCATTCCTGGTTCTTTTGAAGAAGAAGATGAAATCTTTTTAGAATTTTACGCCATAGAAGAAGATGTTTACCAATACTATTTAGAATTCACCAATCTACTTTTTAATGACGGGGGCGTATTCAGTGCACCACCGGTGAATCCTTCAACGAATATTAATAATCTCACAAATCCTGAAAATAAACCATTGGGCTTTATTCAGTTTAGTTCAGTACAAACGAGAAGTATTATGATTAAGAAAGTGGAGTAA
- a CDS encoding helix-turn-helix domain-containing protein translates to MNDQLSISSSNKSIVVLPFVNMSADPENEYFSDGITEEIINALTNVKGLKVIARTSSFAFKNKNIDVRTIGDQLGVSTVLEGSVRKAKNRVRITAQLISTDDGTHLWSKNFDRDLEDIFAVQDEISLSIADQIRENFGHLNIQEHLIEAPTKNMEAYDLYLKGRHQHLMWDGPGITNAIELYEKCIAIDPTFALPYFGLSYCYTMAGSWGNNEGLLQLSEVNLNKGFKLDNQSYVGYFSKGELSFWGHWDFINAHKSFHKAIELNPSYTEAEECLSELYTAVGYFDKALRHTNNILRINPLSPNHYFTKANIHYLKEDYTKALECIETSLSINPNFTHAIALKQLCLILTKDHQKLYDFLDKTPLVEKPEECRVLYKLVNPEDKIDTNISMVSSMIKEDSGGALFPWQLFLLVHLGKHEMALDFLEENIRMRSGQIINFMNIPLLKPLHQYQRFQDLVEAAFRAELLPPNPEIQIASPASNALMSDAEIGTVLEVFEKGMKQEKWFLNTSLSLRSLAENLNISSNKLSWLLNERIGQNFNEYINSLRLEHFKVLVLDPENSHFTLLALAYDSGFNSKSVFNTFFKNKEGMSPKAWLKANQN, encoded by the coding sequence ATGAACGACCAGCTGTCCATATCATCATCCAATAAGTCCATTGTGGTTCTGCCTTTTGTTAATATGAGTGCTGACCCAGAAAACGAATACTTTAGCGATGGCATTACAGAAGAAATAATCAACGCCCTAACCAACGTTAAAGGCCTGAAGGTCATTGCCCGCACATCCTCCTTTGCATTTAAGAATAAAAATATAGACGTACGAACCATTGGTGATCAGTTAGGAGTAAGTACCGTTTTGGAGGGTAGCGTACGGAAAGCCAAAAACAGAGTTCGCATTACAGCGCAGTTGATCAGTACTGATGACGGGACTCACTTGTGGTCAAAAAATTTCGACCGGGATTTAGAGGACATATTCGCAGTACAAGATGAAATCAGCTTAAGCATTGCTGACCAGATCCGTGAAAACTTTGGTCACCTGAACATTCAAGAACATTTAATTGAAGCACCAACTAAAAATATGGAGGCCTATGACCTTTATCTTAAAGGTCGTCATCAGCATTTAATGTGGGATGGGCCTGGAATCACAAATGCTATAGAACTCTATGAAAAATGTATAGCGATAGACCCCACATTTGCTTTGCCTTACTTTGGTTTGTCTTATTGTTATACCATGGCTGGATCCTGGGGAAATAATGAAGGCTTATTACAGCTGTCAGAAGTGAACCTTAACAAAGGCTTTAAACTGGATAATCAATCCTATGTAGGGTACTTTAGTAAAGGAGAGTTGTCCTTTTGGGGGCATTGGGATTTCATCAATGCCCATAAGTCTTTTCATAAAGCAATAGAGCTTAATCCATCTTATACAGAAGCAGAAGAATGTTTAAGCGAATTGTATACAGCAGTTGGTTATTTCGATAAAGCACTAAGGCATACCAATAATATTCTAAGAATAAACCCTCTGTCTCCGAATCATTATTTCACCAAAGCGAATATTCATTATTTAAAAGAGGATTACACAAAAGCACTGGAATGTATAGAGACCTCATTGAGCATCAACCCAAATTTTACACATGCCATTGCACTAAAACAACTTTGCTTAATTCTTACAAAAGATCACCAAAAACTATATGACTTCTTAGATAAAACTCCTCTGGTAGAGAAACCGGAAGAATGCAGAGTATTATACAAATTGGTCAATCCGGAGGATAAGATCGATACTAATATCAGCATGGTCAGCTCAATGATAAAAGAGGATTCTGGGGGAGCACTTTTCCCCTGGCAACTTTTTCTGTTGGTCCATTTAGGAAAACACGAAATGGCATTAGACTTTTTGGAAGAAAACATCAGAATGCGTTCCGGTCAAATCATAAACTTTATGAATATTCCGCTGCTTAAACCATTACACCAATATCAGCGATTTCAGGATTTAGTAGAAGCGGCTTTCCGAGCAGAATTATTACCACCTAATCCCGAAATACAAATTGCCTCTCCTGCCTCCAACGCCTTAATGTCAGACGCTGAGATCGGTACGGTCTTAGAAGTTTTTGAAAAAGGAATGAAGCAAGAAAAGTGGTTTCTGAATACCTCTCTATCTTTACGTTCGCTTGCCGAAAACCTGAATATTAGCAGTAACAAGCTTTCTTGGTTGCTGAATGAACGAATTGGCCAAAACTTCAACGAATACATCAATAGTTTACGTTTGGAGCACTTCAAAGTGCTTGTTCTAGATCCTGAAAATAGCCACTTTACCCTGTTAGCTCTAGCCTACGACAGCGGCTTTAATTCTAAATCGGTATTCAATACCTTCTTTAAAAATAAGGAAGGAATGTCACCAAAAGCCTGGCTAAAGGCTAATCAAAATTAA
- a CDS encoding TonB-dependent receptor: MKFRILILILFCTSQLHAQIYTISGYVKDLSSGEVLIGATVVDKNQPSIGMAANIYGYYSFELPKGEYTLKASYVGYAMKEVTVNLTEDISINFSLEEEASTLEEVVVSATRSDENVSSVKMSTEKLQIQRIKSIPALLGEVDIIKSLQLLPGISTSGEGTSGMFVRGGSADQNLILLDEATIYNASHLLGFFSVFNPDAIKNVEIYKGGIPAKYGGRISSILDIQMREGNNKKFQASGGIGSISSRLTAEIPVVKDKSSLLLSGRRTYADIFLNFHPDKDVSTSTLYFYDFNTKFNYRFSDKDKIFVSGYFGRDKLGLGDLFGFDWGNTTFSTRWNHLFNEKLFLNTTLLYSDFDYGFDISSAGSGFNWNSGLKEYNLKLDFDYFLNNNNTLFFGANVINHVFAPAEIKSEDFNVQDFSLQNDYALETALYVSNQHTINDKLSLEYGVRYSSFAKIGPDSVSIYEEGLRKSAENQIGTEVFDEGQLVQHYGGFEPRLGIRYMVNSKSSLKASYNRMRQYLQVATNATAGFPTDRWIPADYHIKPVIGDQVAVGYFRNLKNNKWEISVEGYYKWLQNVVDFLPGEDVLLNDRIETAVADGIAWSYGAEFMLKKNVGKTTGWLSYTLSRTQRQIEGVASGDPYLARYDKPHDISLVLSHKFSERLSFSGNWIYATGAAVSFPEGRYNMNGQSIPFYDDSKRNTSRMPDFHRMDLGLTYQLNSRWKHYNHELTFSFYNVYNHQNPFSIEFREVTNENPRFDPTQDGPVTSTRPAAVRTSLFGIIPSVTYNFSFN; the protein is encoded by the coding sequence ATGAAATTTAGAATTTTAATTTTGATACTTTTCTGCACATCCCAATTACATGCCCAGATATATACTATCAGTGGCTATGTAAAGGATCTTAGTTCGGGAGAAGTATTGATAGGAGCAACAGTGGTTGATAAGAACCAGCCTAGTATAGGAATGGCTGCCAATATATACGGTTATTATTCCTTTGAATTACCTAAAGGAGAGTATACGCTGAAAGCAAGCTATGTTGGGTATGCAATGAAAGAAGTAACTGTAAACCTAACAGAAGATATTTCAATAAATTTTAGTTTGGAAGAGGAAGCTTCAACATTGGAAGAAGTAGTAGTTTCTGCAACGCGAAGTGATGAAAATGTCAGTTCAGTAAAAATGAGCACTGAAAAACTTCAAATTCAAAGGATTAAATCAATACCTGCTCTTCTTGGTGAAGTCGATATCATTAAAAGTTTACAATTATTACCGGGCATTTCTACCTCTGGGGAAGGTACTTCCGGCATGTTTGTAAGAGGAGGCAGTGCTGACCAAAATCTAATATTGCTAGACGAAGCTACCATATATAATGCCAGCCACTTGCTTGGCTTCTTTTCTGTTTTCAATCCCGATGCAATAAAGAATGTAGAGATTTATAAAGGTGGAATCCCTGCGAAATATGGAGGTCGAATTTCTTCCATATTAGACATTCAAATGAGAGAAGGAAATAATAAAAAATTCCAAGCATCTGGAGGGATTGGTAGTATCAGCAGCAGATTGACAGCTGAAATTCCTGTTGTAAAAGATAAGTCTTCTTTGCTTTTATCGGGAAGAAGAACTTATGCCGATATATTCCTAAATTTTCACCCAGATAAAGACGTGAGTACTAGCACGCTCTATTTCTATGATTTCAATACGAAATTTAACTACAGGTTCAGCGATAAGGATAAAATTTTCGTTTCTGGTTATTTTGGTCGCGATAAATTGGGTCTCGGAGATTTATTCGGTTTTGACTGGGGTAATACCACTTTTTCTACCCGTTGGAATCATCTTTTCAATGAAAAATTATTTCTAAATACTACTTTACTCTACAGTGATTTCGACTATGGGTTCGACATAAGTTCTGCGGGTTCAGGCTTCAATTGGAATTCAGGCTTAAAAGAGTACAACCTAAAACTTGACTTCGATTATTTTCTAAATAATAATAACACATTGTTTTTTGGTGCTAATGTTATAAACCATGTATTTGCTCCTGCTGAAATCAAATCGGAAGATTTCAATGTTCAGGACTTCAGTCTCCAAAATGATTATGCATTAGAAACAGCACTTTATGTGAGTAATCAGCACACGATCAATGATAAATTGAGTCTGGAATATGGTGTTCGGTATTCCTCATTTGCAAAAATTGGCCCCGATTCGGTATCTATTTATGAAGAAGGTCTAAGAAAGAGTGCTGAGAATCAAATAGGAACTGAGGTTTTTGACGAAGGTCAGCTCGTTCAACATTATGGTGGATTTGAGCCGAGATTAGGAATTAGGTATATGGTTAATTCCAAGTCTAGTTTGAAAGCTTCTTACAATAGAATGCGTCAATATTTGCAAGTGGCAACAAACGCAACTGCCGGTTTTCCCACCGATCGATGGATCCCTGCTGATTATCATATCAAACCTGTAATTGGCGATCAAGTCGCGGTGGGTTATTTCAGAAATCTCAAAAATAATAAATGGGAAATCTCAGTGGAAGGTTACTATAAATGGCTTCAAAATGTGGTAGATTTTCTTCCTGGAGAAGACGTTTTACTAAATGACAGAATAGAGACCGCAGTAGCAGATGGAATTGCTTGGTCCTATGGAGCGGAGTTCATGTTGAAGAAAAATGTCGGTAAAACAACAGGCTGGCTAAGTTATACTCTTTCAAGAACTCAAAGACAAATTGAAGGTGTTGCAAGCGGAGACCCTTATTTAGCTCGCTACGATAAGCCGCACGATATTTCATTAGTTCTATCGCATAAGTTTTCTGAGCGCTTATCTTTCTCTGGAAATTGGATATATGCAACAGGTGCTGCTGTTTCATTTCCAGAGGGAAGATACAACATGAATGGACAGAGCATTCCTTTTTATGATGATAGTAAAAGAAATACTAGTAGGATGCCTGACTTTCACCGCATGGATTTAGGGCTAACATATCAATTGAATAGCAGGTGGAAGCATTACAATCATGAGCTTACATTTTCATTTTATAATGTGTATAACCACCAAAACCCCTTTTCAATAGAATTTAGAGAAGTCACTAATGAAAATCCAAGGTTTGATCCAACGCAAGATGGACCGGTAACCAGTACTAGACCAGCCGCAGTGAGAACTTCATTATTTGGAATTATTCCTTCCGTAACCTATAATTTTTCTTTTAACTAA
- a CDS encoding acyltransferase family protein, with protein MLSERRYDIDWLRVIAIGLLLIYHIAIGFQPWGVFIGFIQNDKSLEWIWTPMSMLNVWRIPLLFFVSGMGVYFAIQRRSWKGLLLERSKRILLPFVFGMLVIVPLHVWLWQYYYHQDLSFMLNPAHLWFLGNIFIYVLIFTPLFFYLKSKQQSKLLSVLNKFMAKPIALLVLMIPFITEGLLVQPENFELYAMTPHGFWLGMLAFLTGFSCVYSGQNFWQNVTKLRWATLAIAFTLYLLRIQGVTSDLLNYFIPVESILWIFTVFGFGHKYLNHPSKALTYLSKAAYPIYIIHMFFLYLASLVIFPLGIQPFAKLVAVILATFAGCFISYEFLIRRISWIRPLFGLKEKLSSSKNSVTQKNELKLGSYE; from the coding sequence ATGCTAAGCGAAAGAAGATATGATATCGATTGGTTAAGGGTCATTGCTATTGGTTTATTGTTAATTTACCATATAGCAATTGGCTTTCAGCCATGGGGCGTATTTATTGGTTTTATTCAGAATGACAAATCATTAGAATGGATTTGGACTCCTATGTCCATGCTTAATGTATGGAGAATTCCTTTGTTATTTTTTGTCTCGGGAATGGGCGTCTATTTTGCCATTCAAAGACGAAGTTGGAAAGGATTACTGTTAGAAAGATCAAAGCGAATTTTGCTACCTTTTGTTTTCGGAATGTTAGTAATTGTGCCTTTGCATGTTTGGCTATGGCAATACTATTATCATCAGGACTTATCTTTTATGCTAAATCCTGCACATCTATGGTTTTTGGGTAACATATTTATATATGTCCTGATTTTTACACCATTGTTCTTTTACCTGAAGAGCAAACAGCAGAGCAAGCTATTGTCAGTCTTGAATAAATTCATGGCTAAACCAATAGCGCTCTTAGTTTTAATGATTCCGTTTATTACAGAAGGGTTATTGGTGCAACCTGAAAACTTCGAACTCTACGCTATGACACCTCATGGTTTTTGGTTGGGAATGCTTGCTTTTTTGACGGGGTTTTCATGTGTTTATTCTGGGCAAAATTTCTGGCAGAATGTTACAAAACTACGATGGGCAACACTTGCGATTGCTTTTACTTTATATCTTTTGCGGATACAAGGAGTCACTAGTGATCTGTTGAATTACTTCATCCCTGTGGAATCTATTTTATGGATATTTACGGTCTTCGGGTTTGGTCACAAATATTTAAATCACCCAAGCAAAGCACTAACCTATTTAAGTAAAGCTGCCTATCCGATCTACATAATTCATATGTTTTTTCTGTATCTTGCCTCTTTGGTAATCTTCCCATTAGGTATTCAGCCTTTTGCGAAATTAGTAGCAGTCATCTTAGCTACTTTTGCAGGATGCTTTATAAGCTATGAGTTTCTAATAAGAAGGATTAGTTGGATTAGACCACTTTTTGGCTTGAAAGAAAAGTTAAGCTCTAGTAAAAATTCAGTTACCCAAAAGAATGAATTGAAATTAGGAAGTTATGAATAA
- a CDS encoding SRPBCC domain-containing protein, with translation MKPAVVKSLSETKVEVIRRFDSSVESVWKPFTNSSLVSQWMLGPPGWSMPVCEIDFRIGGNYRNVFRNEVEGLEIDITGAFRKIATHQKIVQDEQHKIGSSKGGITKSTVVTLTFESVNEGTNVRTLIEYGSKKERDEALATGTGAAMEMGYCRIDELLLN, from the coding sequence ATGAAACCAGCAGTTGTAAAAAGCCTTTCTGAAACAAAGGTTGAGGTAATAAGAAGATTTGATTCATCAGTAGAATCTGTCTGGAAACCTTTCACCAATTCAAGCTTGGTTAGTCAATGGATGCTTGGCCCTCCTGGATGGTCAATGCCGGTTTGCGAAATAGATTTTCGAATCGGTGGTAATTATAGGAACGTTTTTCGAAATGAAGTAGAAGGCTTAGAAATCGACATTACAGGTGCCTTTCGTAAAATCGCAACACATCAAAAGATAGTTCAAGACGAGCAGCATAAGATTGGAAGTTCGAAAGGAGGAATCACAAAAAGTACTGTAGTCACCTTAACTTTTGAATCAGTAAACGAAGGTACCAACGTTAGAACATTGATTGAATATGGTTCCAAAAAGGAACGTGATGAAGCCTTAGCAACTGGGACGGGTGCTGCAATGGAAATGGGTTACTGTCGCATCGATGAGCTCTTGCTTAATTAA
- a CDS encoding ankyrin repeat domain-containing protein — MKRIQLKTSKVLCVLAITVALSSTVACQQSEEKSTKSEQAEKPSTPIQEAAFFGNVKVIKQHVAAKSDLNEKDDYGSTPLHIAATFGKTEAAKLLIESGADLNAKSADGSTPLHTASFYGRVEIVKALLEKGAETSTKNSYDATAFESVSAPFEVLKPTYDQISKDLGPLGLKLDYEQLKENRKHIADMIKNHQ; from the coding sequence ATGAAAAGAATTCAATTAAAAACATCGAAAGTACTTTGTGTATTAGCTATCACAGTTGCATTAAGCTCAACGGTAGCTTGCCAACAAAGCGAGGAAAAAAGTACTAAATCTGAGCAAGCAGAAAAACCAAGTACACCTATTCAAGAAGCAGCATTTTTCGGGAATGTAAAAGTTATTAAACAACATGTAGCGGCAAAATCAGACTTGAATGAAAAAGATGATTATGGTTCAACTCCCTTACATATTGCAGCCACTTTTGGAAAAACAGAAGCAGCCAAGCTACTTATAGAAAGTGGTGCTGATTTAAACGCAAAAAGTGCGGATGGCTCAACTCCTTTGCATACAGCGTCATTCTACGGTAGAGTTGAAATTGTCAAGGCTTTGCTTGAAAAAGGTGCAGAGACTTCAACAAAAAACTCGTATGATGCAACTGCTTTTGAATCCGTTTCGGCTCCATTTGAGGTGTTGAAACCAACCTATGATCAAATCAGCAAAGATCTTGGGCCTTTGGGTTTAAAATTAGATTATGAGCAACTAAAAGAAAACAGGAAGCATATCGCGGACATGATTAAGAATCATCAATAA
- a CDS encoding AAA family ATPase codes for MSKIHIVFGPQGAGKSTYSKKLADEVKGIHLGIDNWMWKLYGDDLPKSMNLKWIMERVERCEKLIWELSEDISNRGCDVILDLGFTKQEKRKLFKQLAEENGKEIQLHYVSAKHPIRRKRVLDRNVNRGKTFSFEVTPGMFDFMEGEFHKPTESELMNAVIIDTNPKE; via the coding sequence ATGAGTAAAATACATATTGTTTTTGGACCTCAAGGGGCAGGAAAATCAACATATTCAAAGAAATTAGCAGACGAAGTTAAAGGAATTCATTTGGGAATAGATAATTGGATGTGGAAATTGTATGGAGATGATCTTCCTAAATCAATGAATCTAAAATGGATTATGGAAAGAGTTGAAAGATGCGAAAAGCTAATATGGGAATTATCAGAAGATATATCTAATCGAGGATGTGATGTGATACTTGATCTTGGATTTACTAAGCAAGAGAAAAGGAAATTATTCAAGCAATTAGCCGAAGAAAATGGTAAAGAGATTCAATTACACTATGTTTCTGCTAAACATCCAATTAGACGAAAACGAGTATTAGATAGAAACGTGAATAGAGGTAAAACTTTCTCATTCGAAGTAACACCGGGAATGTTTGATTTTATGGAAGGGGAATTTCATAAACCAACAGAAAGCGAATTAATGAATGCCGTAATAATAGATACCAACCCTAAAGAATAA
- a CDS encoding DUF4386 domain-containing protein translates to MVGNTEQKQLIKTARITGAWYLMMAISGILGFMVFHSQIFVSGNPEQTLTNLIELESTVRIRLLLEFAIVISQALTAIWFYKLFKDSYEWEAWTLGIWGMVNALAIMISAISIASALGVANSDIGAMEDKVLLIQGFQNIISNAWGIGGLFFGLWLFPMGCIVIKSKRMPVWLGRIIVLGGIGYLISTLIHYAGIDFSFNNFLTLPATIGEFWMIGYLLIFGIRPMNE, encoded by the coding sequence ATGGTAGGAAATACAGAACAAAAACAATTGATTAAAACTGCAAGGATAACTGGTGCTTGGTATTTAATGATGGCTATTTCAGGGATTTTAGGTTTTATGGTCTTTCATTCTCAAATATTTGTGTCTGGTAACCCTGAACAAACGCTAACGAATTTAATAGAGTTAGAATCTACTGTAAGAATTAGGCTGCTTTTAGAGTTTGCCATTGTAATATCTCAAGCCCTTACCGCTATTTGGTTTTATAAATTATTTAAAGATAGTTATGAATGGGAAGCTTGGACTCTAGGTATATGGGGAATGGTGAATGCTTTAGCCATTATGATAAGTGCAATTTCAATCGCCTCTGCTTTAGGTGTTGCTAATTCTGACATAGGTGCTATGGAAGACAAAGTTTTACTAATTCAGGGCTTTCAAAATATAATTTCAAATGCTTGGGGTATTGGTGGTCTATTCTTTGGACTTTGGCTATTTCCTATGGGATGCATAGTCATCAAATCAAAAAGAATGCCTGTCTGGTTAGGAAGAATTATTGTTTTAGGTGGTATTGGCTATCTAATTAGCACCCTTATCCACTACGCAGGAATTGATTTTAGCTTCAATAATTTTCTAACTCTACCCGCAACCATTGGAGAATTTTGGATGATAGGTTATTTACTAATTTTTGGCATAAGACCTATGAACGAGTAA
- a CDS encoding YdeI/OmpD-associated family protein, which yields MKEAEEICPSSREEWRDWLELNHKEKDAVWLVFYKKSTPNFNLSWSDSVDESLCFGWIDSTKKTIDDERFIQYFSKRRPKSNWSKVNKDKVKNLIDQGLMKDAGFKSIEVAKKNGSWTILDTVERLEIPEDLERELRRKKGALQYFESLNKSSKKGFLYWVASAKRDNTRNKRISEIVENASVQMKPKQFR from the coding sequence ATGAAAGAAGCTGAAGAAATTTGTCCAAGTAGTAGAGAAGAGTGGAGAGACTGGCTCGAATTGAATCATAAAGAAAAGGATGCCGTTTGGTTGGTTTTTTATAAAAAAAGCACTCCTAATTTCAATCTCAGTTGGAGTGATTCTGTTGACGAATCTCTTTGCTTTGGTTGGATTGACAGCACTAAAAAGACAATAGATGATGAGCGATTCATACAATATTTTAGTAAAAGAAGGCCGAAAAGTAATTGGTCAAAAGTGAATAAGGATAAAGTAAAAAACTTAATTGACCAGGGACTTATGAAAGATGCTGGCTTTAAAAGCATTGAAGTCGCAAAAAAAAATGGCTCGTGGACAATTCTAGATACTGTTGAAAGGCTAGAGATACCTGAAGACCTAGAACGAGAACTAAGAAGAAAGAAAGGAGCACTGCAATACTTTGAAAGTCTAAATAAGTCTTCTAAAAAGGGATTTCTATACTGGGTTGCTTCGGCTAAGAGAGATAACACAAGAAATAAACGAATTTCGGAAATCGTTGAAAACGCGAGTGTACAGATGAAACCAAAACAGTTTAGATAA